In the Pseudolabrys taiwanensis genome, one interval contains:
- the bamA gene encoding outer membrane protein assembly factor BamA, which yields MRLCISPLQWLAVCLLLAVGLIGVLRPQAAVAQTIKSIIVQGNRRVEADTVRSYFHPGAGGRLGPVEIDEGLKGLYASGLFADVQVNKAGGRLFITVVENPVINRVAFEGNKKAKDDQLKAEVQSKPRGTLSKPTVQADVQRIIEIYHRSGRFDISVNPKIIELPNNRVDLVFEIKEGEKTGVKEIRFAGNKAFSSGRLKDVIKTAESNWFSFMQTTDIYDPDRLEADRDLLRRFYLKYGYADVRIVSTVGEYDPAKKGFIITFTVDEGAQYKVGTVNIVSNVQAIDAALLRSRLKLSSGSVYNADLVEKSVEGMTIEAAKRGFAFASVRPHGDRHAETRTIDLAFTVEEGARAYIERINIRGNTRTRDYVIRREFDIAEGDAYNRALVDRAERRLKNLGYFKTVKLSNEPGSGPDRVVINVDVEEMATGEFSISGGYSTSDGVVGEVSVADRNLMGRGQYAKASVTYGENTRGVDLSFIEPYLLGYRMSGSVGLYFRQTEATSTVSYGTKSYGTNLSLGLSLTEEIAFQPRYSLYWQEITLASEYNNCVNSANAIVNGGTGVKPGDSCYSDGEASIAIRKELANGPVTVSSVGYTVSYNALDNVKMPTSGLYAEIKQDLAGVGGDVNFIRTQAEARNYYEVFPDVVSVMKVQGGTIASWGGKDLRMLDHFQMGPNLVRGFASNGIGPRDVTAGTNNDALGGSMYWGASMEAQTPLHFLPKEIGIKLAAFADAGSVWGYKGPTSWSVTGETVQVGLDSPSMIRSSVGVGLLWDSPLGPLRFDLAYPITKYCAKQTNGGEVCDSTQIFRFSGGTKF from the coding sequence ATGAGACTATGTATATCGCCGCTGCAGTGGTTGGCCGTTTGCCTTTTGCTTGCTGTCGGGCTCATCGGTGTTTTGCGTCCGCAAGCAGCCGTCGCACAGACGATCAAATCTATCATCGTGCAAGGCAACCGCCGGGTCGAGGCCGACACCGTACGCTCCTACTTCCATCCCGGCGCGGGCGGCCGTCTTGGCCCCGTCGAGATCGACGAAGGTCTCAAGGGGCTTTACGCCTCGGGTCTGTTTGCCGACGTGCAGGTCAACAAAGCCGGCGGCCGCCTCTTCATCACCGTAGTCGAGAACCCGGTGATCAACCGCGTCGCTTTCGAGGGCAATAAAAAAGCTAAGGACGATCAACTCAAGGCGGAAGTCCAGTCGAAGCCGCGCGGCACGTTATCGAAGCCGACCGTTCAAGCGGATGTCCAGCGCATCATCGAAATCTATCACCGCAGCGGTCGGTTCGATATATCCGTCAATCCGAAGATCATCGAGCTGCCGAACAACCGGGTCGACCTCGTGTTCGAGATCAAGGAGGGCGAGAAGACCGGCGTGAAGGAGATCCGCTTCGCCGGCAACAAGGCCTTTTCCAGCGGCCGCCTCAAGGACGTCATCAAGACGGCGGAGAGCAACTGGTTCAGCTTTATGCAGACGACGGACATCTATGATCCGGATCGCCTCGAAGCCGATCGGGACCTGCTGCGTCGATTTTACCTGAAATACGGCTATGCCGACGTTCGAATCGTATCGACTGTCGGCGAATATGATCCCGCCAAAAAGGGATTTATCATTACTTTCACTGTCGACGAAGGTGCGCAGTACAAGGTCGGTACCGTCAATATTGTTTCCAACGTGCAGGCCATTGACGCGGCATTGTTGCGCAGCCGGCTCAAGCTTTCCTCCGGCAGCGTTTATAATGCCGACCTCGTCGAGAAGAGCGTTGAGGGCATGACCATCGAGGCCGCCAAGCGGGGTTTTGCCTTCGCCAGTGTGCGGCCCCACGGGGACCGTCATGCCGAGACCAGGACCATCGATCTCGCTTTCACTGTCGAGGAGGGCGCGCGCGCCTATATCGAACGCATCAACATCCGTGGCAACACCCGCACGCGCGATTACGTCATCCGCCGTGAATTCGATATTGCCGAAGGCGACGCCTATAACCGCGCGCTGGTCGACCGCGCCGAGCGCCGGCTGAAGAATCTCGGCTACTTCAAGACGGTCAAGCTTAGCAACGAGCCCGGTTCCGGGCCGGACCGCGTGGTGATCAATGTCGACGTCGAAGAAATGGCCACCGGCGAGTTCTCGATATCGGGTGGTTATTCGACGTCCGACGGTGTCGTCGGTGAGGTCAGCGTCGCGGATCGCAACCTCATGGGTCGTGGTCAGTATGCTAAAGCGTCGGTGACATATGGCGAAAATACGCGCGGCGTCGATCTGTCCTTTATAGAGCCATATCTTCTGGGCTACAGGATGTCCGGCAGTGTCGGTCTTTACTTTAGACAGACGGAGGCGACGTCCACCGTATCCTATGGCACGAAGAGTTACGGAACGAATCTCAGTCTCGGTCTCAGTCTGACAGAAGAGATCGCCTTCCAGCCACGCTATTCGCTCTATTGGCAGGAAATCACGCTCGCAAGCGAATATAACAACTGCGTCAATTCCGCGAATGCGATCGTCAACGGCGGCACGGGCGTCAAGCCCGGTGACTCGTGCTATTCGGATGGTGAGGCGTCGATTGCCATTCGCAAGGAGCTGGCCAATGGTCCGGTGACGGTGTCATCGGTCGGCTACACGGTGTCCTACAACGCCCTCGACAACGTTAAAATGCCGACCAGCGGGCTGTATGCCGAAATCAAGCAGGACCTCGCGGGTGTCGGTGGCGATGTAAACTTTATCCGTACGCAGGCGGAAGCGCGCAACTATTACGAAGTGTTCCCGGATGTCGTCAGCGTGATGAAGGTGCAGGGCGGCACCATTGCGAGCTGGGGCGGCAAAGATCTGCGCATGCTGGATCACTTTCAGATGGGGCCAAACCTGGTGCGCGGATTTGCATCCAACGGCATCGGTCCGCGCGACGTTACGGCCGGTACCAACAACGATGCCCTTGGCGGTAGCATGTACTGGGGCGCGAGCATGGAGGCGCAGACGCCACTCCATTTCCTTCCGAAAGAGATCGGTATCAAGCTCGCGGCCTTCGCCGATGCCGGCTCCGTTTGGGGATACAAGGGGCCGACGTCTTGGAGCGTGACCGGAGAAACAGTGCAGGTCGGCCTCGACAGCCCTTCGATGATTCGGTCTTCAGTCGGCGTCGGCCTCCTCTGGGATTCGCCACTGGGGCCTTTACGCTTCGATCTTGCTTATCCGATCACCAAATACTGCGCCAAGCAGACGAACGGAGGAGAGGTGTGCGACAGTACCCAGATTTTCCGGTTTAGCGGGGGCACGAAGTTTTAG
- a CDS encoding superinfection immunity protein, whose product MGGDVCRVDPLARGLEERSMPNSDAIVLGLFFIAVAVIYVLPTVVAFRRRHPNRYVILVINVAFGGTIIGWGIALAWALHAVHRPKDAPSGGESGLNLFINDPKKVQLVEPPPLPPSTGQELERLHRLLAEGALTQAEFDGLKAKLISA is encoded by the coding sequence TTGGGTGGCGACGTTTGTCGTGTCGATCCTCTTGCGCGCGGCTTAGAGGAGCGATCGATGCCCAATTCAGACGCGATTGTCCTCGGCCTGTTTTTTATCGCGGTCGCTGTAATCTACGTCTTACCGACGGTCGTCGCCTTTCGGCGACGGCATCCGAACCGTTACGTGATTCTCGTCATCAATGTCGCGTTCGGTGGCACCATCATTGGTTGGGGCATCGCCCTGGCCTGGGCGCTTCACGCCGTTCATCGGCCGAAAGACGCGCCGAGCGGCGGCGAATCAGGGCTCAATCTCTTCATCAATGACCCCAAGAAGGTCCAGCTCGTAGAGCCTCCGCCGCTACCGCCATCGACGGGCCAGGAGCTCGAACGCCTGCACCGTCTCCTTGCCGAAGGCGCGCTTACCCAAGCCGAATTCGACGGCCTCAAAGCCAAGCTGATCAGCGCCTGA
- a CDS encoding DUF4339 domain-containing protein, giving the protein MSDAAIEQSAPAEWFYTQSGQRKGPVAAAEIHALLADKAIDADTPVWRKGLSDWLPLSKSELGGVLRDEPPPVAATHINNGFVWALAVAPLAYFLIEAMILGYQLNTPYEDHQLSSALLWIIPAAANAILCLLDQQQLKAAGYNSAWITFFAVLLAPVYLFVRAQRLRQTPTYGFVWVATFVVSILLRAA; this is encoded by the coding sequence ATGTCAGATGCTGCCATTGAGCAATCCGCGCCGGCGGAGTGGTTCTACACTCAGTCCGGCCAGCGAAAGGGGCCTGTCGCCGCGGCCGAGATACACGCTCTGCTCGCGGACAAGGCCATCGACGCCGACACCCCCGTCTGGCGTAAGGGGCTTTCGGATTGGCTACCGCTGTCCAAATCCGAACTTGGCGGGGTTCTCCGCGACGAACCGCCGCCGGTCGCCGCGACCCACATAAACAATGGCTTCGTTTGGGCGCTTGCCGTTGCGCCGCTCGCCTACTTCCTGATCGAGGCCATGATCCTCGGGTACCAGCTCAACACCCCGTATGAAGATCACCAGCTCTCGTCGGCGCTGCTCTGGATCATTCCCGCTGCGGCGAATGCCATCCTCTGCCTGCTGGACCAGCAGCAGCTCAAGGCGGCCGGATACAACTCAGCCTGGATCACGTTCTTCGCGGTGCTCCTGGCGCCGGTCTACCTGTTCGTGCGCGCCCAGCGCCTACGTCAGACGCCAACATATGGATTCGTTTGGGTGGCGACGTTTGTCGTGTCGATCCTCTTGCGCGCGGCTTAG
- a CDS encoding helix-turn-helix domain-containing protein → MDSNVDVSYISRLESGIENPTVGLLEKLAAALNEDVSAFLLIPPKGDKKPAPLKSGRRPK, encoded by the coding sequence GTGGATTCGAACGTCGACGTTTCGTACATCTCACGCCTGGAAAGCGGAATTGAAAATCCGACCGTCGGGCTCCTTGAAAAGTTGGCCGCAGCGCTCAATGAGGACGTGTCCGCCTTCCTGCTCATTCCACCGAAAGGCGACAAAAAGCCTGCTCCCCTGAAGAGCGGCCGGCGTCCCAAATAA
- a CDS encoding metallophosphoesterase codes for MLTFAIGDIHGCQDKLIKLLDECRRYANGIPTKYIFLGDLIDRGPDSRAVVQTVMDLQAHDPENVIALTGNHEELLRASDTSHGLRQWLANGGSEALGS; via the coding sequence ATGCTCACGTTTGCGATCGGCGACATTCATGGCTGCCAGGATAAGCTTATAAAGCTTCTCGACGAATGCCGCCGGTACGCGAACGGGATCCCCACCAAATACATCTTCCTAGGCGACCTCATCGACCGAGGGCCCGACTCCCGTGCGGTCGTACAAACGGTCATGGACCTCCAGGCCCATGACCCGGAGAATGTCATCGCCCTCACCGGCAACCACGAAGAGCTTCTCCGGGCCTCCGACACCTCGCATGGCTTGCGCCAATGGCTCGCGAATGGCGGATCGGAAGCTCTCGGTTCGTAA